Part of the Catalinimonas alkaloidigena genome is shown below.
ATATTGTCTCCGGCTATGGCGGCTGCGCAGCAAACTACTGCGCCTATCAGGATAGCCGCGGCAGCGCCTCTGGCAGGTTCACTCGCACCCAGTAAAAAGAGTAAAAGCAGTGCCGAAGCCAGAATAGTGGCAATGGTCACTCCTGAAATTGGATTATTAGAGCTTCCTACCAGTCCTGCCATATAACCGGCTACTGCCGAGAAAAGGAATCCGGCTATCACCATGATGAATGCCATCAGTCCGGTAATGCCTACATCGTGAATCTCCCGCAGGTAGATCGCGAACACTGGTACGATCATCACCCCTATGGCAATAATGACCCATGACATGGGTGTATCCATCTCGGTGCGTAGCTGATCTTTGAAATTTGTGCTCCCCTGCTTAAAAGCTTCAACACCTGACTTGAAAGCTGTGCCCAAGGAATTTTTGAGACTGATCAATGCCCACAAGCCACCCACAATCATGGCCCCTACCCCCAGGTAACGAATCTGACTACTCCAGATCATGATCCCCATCTGCTCAGGGTCGGCTGCTCCTTCGGGCGGCCCCAAAGCAGCGATATAGACCGGAATAGCAATGTACCAGCTAATTGCCCCTCCCAGGAAGACCAGAAAGGCGATGTTTAAACCTACAATATAGCCTACCGCTACCAAAGCGGGTGATAAGTTGATCCCCAGATATAAATAAACGCGATTATTGATCAGTGTGGCCTGCTCAAAAAGGCCGTTCCATAGATTCAGGGCAGATTCGCTTAATTTGAACAAGCCACCTACCAATGCCCCCCATACCAGGTATTTTACTGACTGTCCTCCGGTCTCCCCGGTTTTCAATACCTCAGAAGTAGCCACACCTTCAGGAAATTTTAAGTTCTCTTTGACGATAAGCGCCTGCCGCAGGGGAATGGTAAATAGCACGCCTAATATACCGCCTGTCATGGCGATGAGGGTAGTCTCCCAATAGTTAAACTCATCCCAGTAACCCATAATAATGAGGGCAGGAATGGTAAAAATAACACCCGCAGCAATCGATTCACCGGCGGAGGCGGCGGTTTGCACCAGGTTATTTTCCAGAATGTTGGAGTTTTTAAACAAACGAAGCACCGCCATAGAAATTACCGCCGCAGGGATAGAGGCTGAAACCGTAAGTCCGGCAAATAAGCCGAAGTAGGCATTGGCAGCAGATAAAATAACGGATAGCCCTGCTCCCAGCAGTATCGCTTTTAAGGTAAGTTCTGGTAATTTCTGGTCGGCACCTATATAAGGTTTATCGGGATCAGTAGCTGTTGGCTTAGCTGGTTTAGCTTTGTTCATGTGCTTCGCGTTAGGTCTAAAACAAACATACCAAGCTTTAGCCTAAATAGCACGCCCCCATAAGATTTTTAAGAAGGAGGTAGTCAGAAGCCAGGAGTGGTACGTAAGCATTATTTATGCTTCCATCCTCAGATTTACACCTGCTAAACTTTTTGGGTTTTAACGCTTGTGCCAAGCGAGTCCAGTAATTGCGGACTGTCTTTGAGCGCAGCCTGGTAGTAGTAAGGAACTCACTCATCCATCTTTTGAGGACTTTCACCGACATATCTTTCATTTGGATAGTTTCTTCAGCCTCACCTTTAGTAAGTAGGCGCTGATTACGGGCATGAGTCACCGCTTCCACCATTGCTTTCCCTTGGGCAAGGTCTGCAGCAGTAAGTCCATGCTGGCTCAGCTGCTCTATATATTCTCCGGTTTTGCTGGAGAAATAGTTGGCCTGCATTGGCCAGGCATAACTTTTATTAGATACTTTATCTACATTGAACTGAGCCAGGTTAAGCGCATCCTTGCGAAACACAAATTTCACAATTGTTACATGATCCAGAAAAGCCTCACGCTACTGCTGCTCATTCTGTTTCAGTTGGGCCGCAATGATAGATTTCTCCCCATATTTTTGGACTTTCTGCGTGTGAAGCGTCATGGCATTGTTTAATAGCGTATCACCTTCCTGCATGCGATTGGCGTTAAAGCCATGCTGACTCAGTGACTTAAAAATATCAGCTTATGCGTTCGCGTTTTGCAGATAGGCGTTCCCTCTTCCTGATCGTAAATGTCAATCATTTTATGAGGATCTTGTTCTTCAGCTAATGCCCTTTCCAGACGTTTGTTCTGCTGAGTTGGTGTTTCTTTGAAGCGAAGTATGGCAGTTTGTGGATTTCTCCAGCTTAAGATACCATGTTTTCTTAACCAACCCAAAACTTTATTTTGTCTTAAATCCCATAGGCTGTCTCAGCTTGTTTATAAGTCATCTCGCATTTTTCACCTTATATACAACAGTCAATTTAAAGCTTAGGAGGTAATCCCATTCGGTTCGCTTTATCGGATGGATTAAATTTTAAGTCCTTTTTTTTATAGTAAGTCAATTTTTCGCCAACTTATTTTAAGACAATACATACAAATAATTATAATAGAGAATATTACGGTTGATTTTACAGGGGAATGAAAAAGGGCTATTCGCTGTCAATTAATTATGACAAAAACAAACAGCTTACTGAACAGCCCTATACAATTTAACGCAATAACTGGCTTAAGCCAAAAGGAATTCATGGATTTATTATACCATTTTGCGCCAATAGTTGAAGAACATTATCGTCATCACGATATGAAAGGGCAACGTCGCAAGATGGTACGCTATCAGGAACGAAGTGACAGTAGTTTGACCGGTCCGGTCAATAAGTTACTTTTTATTCTTAGCTACATGAAAGAAAATCCCAACCAAGCATACCATGGAGTGATGTTCTCTATGAGTCAGGGAAAAGTTAGTTTATGGGTAAATCAGCTATCTTTTTTACTTGAAGAAGCTTTAAAGAAAATGGGTAAAATGCCCCATCGTGAAGTGAATAAGTTCTATAATTTCCTCTATGCCTACGTTGAATTGGTTATGTTTATGGATGTAGTGGAACGCAGGATAGGCCGTTCACCAGATTACCAAGTTCAGAAAGATCACTATAGCGGAAAAAAAGGGTGCCATACTTTGAAAAATCTGTTGATTGCCAACCTTGAAGGAGAGCTTATTTACTTAGGAGAAACTTTTGAAGGTAGCGTACATGATAAATCCATGTATGATCAGGCAGAACTTAAGTTTCCTGACCATCGGATCGCCGAGCGATGGCATAGTCTATGGGTGGACTTGGGTTTCCTGGGCCTTAAGGCAGAAGGCGTAGAAGTTTACATGCCTGAGAAGAAGCCCAAAGGAAAAGAACTTTCCAACTTCCAAAAAGAGCTGAATACACTCATTGCAAGTATTAGGGTTAAGGTGGAGCATGCTATTGCTGGAGTAAAAAGACTAAAAATTATTAGGAATCAGGTCAGAATACACGGATGGCAGAAAAGGGATAGGATGATGTATATCGCCTGTGGATTGCACAACCTCAGATGTCAGCGCTGGGCTACATAAAAAACTAACCGTAATAAACTCTAATAATTTCATATTTTGCTCTTTAACAAAAAGGAGGCTGACGAAAGTCTTGAACAGAATAGGCACAACATAAGAATCCTAAAGACGAAAAGAATTAACTTACTGATTTTATTAATGAGTATATATACACTAATGTTCTTTAGAGAATCGTGTACAGAAGATTAAGGATGTCCTACTATTAACTGTACGAAGGAACAGTAGATGGTAAAACTTGAAACTGTGATTGCCTTGATGGATATTCTGGTACCCATTGCGAAACCTGCGATTTACTCGCGTCTAACTCGGAACGGGCAAAAATTTTAAGCTCATTAACCTCAGTTTTCCTTTAATGCATCCGCAAGCCTGCCGATAAAGTTACTTAAAGACTGTTTTGATCATCATAATTGCTTCATTGCAAGTATCACTGTATATTTCCTGAGCTCCCCGCAGTAGCCGGCATCACAATACCAGTTATCTATTACTGCTTGATCACTAAAAACATAATATTGCCTTGGTTTTTAAGGTACTTTTGTTTTCCGACCAATTGATAACCTGACTTATCTGCTTGGGTTTTTCGCTAATCTGCTATTCTTTTTATATCTTTAAAATAGCTGGTTACCCGTCTCTTTCGTTGGGGTGATAAAAGTTTCAGCATCAGCCCAGATTATACATTTTGCCTCTCAGCTAATAGCCCTAAATTACTCATTCATTAACTAAACCTATGCTAATCGTAATTATTATTTGTACAATTCTGACCGTTCTCGTAACGGTTTTGCCTTTATCGCAACAAACACATTGGATTATCAGGGGTATGGACTTTCCACGACTACAAATAATGATCTTTTCAATAGTCTTGTTGATTGCTATTGTTTTTTTTCTCGATGAACGGTTACCTCTTACTTTAATATTGATTTTTACAACTGTCCTTTGCTTAATTTGGCAGTTGTGGTGGATATTACCTTATACCCCACTATGGCAAAAAGAGGTCAAATCTTGTAATGAATGTGAACCTGAAAGGAAGCTCAGCATCATCACTTCTAACGTCCTTACACCTAATAGAAATGCTGACGCTTTGATTGAATTAGTAAACAAATATCAGCCAGATATTCTTGTTACTTTAGAATCAGATAAATGGTGGGAAAAGCAACTCAAGGGTTTGGAATCAGTTATGCCATTTACTGTAAAATGTCCACTTGACAACCTCTATGGCATGCACCTCTATTCAAAATTGAGATTACATGACCAAGAAATTTCATTTCTAGTTGAGAATGATGTTCCTTCCATCCACGTATCTTTAGAATTGCGAACCGGTGATAGAGTTCGTGCGCATTTTATTCACCCAGCTCCACCCAGCCCTACTGAAAATACGGAATCAGCAGAGCGCGATGCTGAGTTGATTGTTATTGCGCGAAGTGTCGTCAAAAGTACACAACCTATATTAGTAACGGGTGATCTAAATGATGTGGCTTGGTCTTCAACAACTCGTCTTTTCCGTAAGATTAGTGGTTTGCTAGATCCACGTATAGGGCGAGGTATGTTCAATACTTTTCACGCAAAATACCCATTATTGCGATGGCCTCTAGATCATTTATTTCATAGTGATCATTTTACCTTACTTTCTATTAAGCGATTACCATCTATCGGATCGGATCATTTCCCTCTCTTTACATCGCTAGCATTCACTCCTGTAAAGGGTGCCAGTCAAGAGGGGCTTGAAAGCGACTCAGAAGACCATGACAGAGCAAAGGAAATTGCTGATGAAAAAGGGGTAAGTAAGAAGGATGTGCCACAACCTAACGAAAAGAATTAACCATAATTTTTCAATCACAATTCATTGCATTACACTATTTAAAAAGCTTTTTATATTAAATGTTACCATATGTAGAGAATGAAAAGCTTGAAATTTATAATACTATCAATGGTAAATACATGAAGCAGTTGAAATCAGCATTATACAATAGTGAAAGACGAAGTATTTGATGATCCCCATTTAAGAAAATATTTACGATAATGCGGAATTGAATAAGTTTGTGCTAAAAAGTAAACTGAAGACCTACCATAAGCTCAATGAAG
Proteins encoded:
- a CDS encoding HARBI1 family protein yields the protein MDLLYHFAPIVEEHYRHHDMKGQRRKMVRYQERSDSSLTGPVNKLLFILSYMKENPNQAYHGVMFSMSQGKVSLWVNQLSFLLEEALKKMGKMPHREVNKFYNFLYAYVELVMFMDVVERRIGRSPDYQVQKDHYSGKKGCHTLKNLLIANLEGELIYLGETFEGSVHDKSMYDQAELKFPDHRIAERWHSLWVDLGFLGLKAEGVEVYMPEKKPKGKELSNFQKELNTLIASIRVKVEHAIAGVKRLKIIRNQVRIHGWQKRDRMMYIACGLHNLRCQRWAT
- a CDS encoding endonuclease/exonuclease/phosphatase family protein, with the protein product MLIVIIICTILTVLVTVLPLSQQTHWIIRGMDFPRLQIMIFSIVLLIAIVFFLDERLPLTLILIFTTVLCLIWQLWWILPYTPLWQKEVKSCNECEPERKLSIITSNVLTPNRNADALIELVNKYQPDILVTLESDKWWEKQLKGLESVMPFTVKCPLDNLYGMHLYSKLRLHDQEISFLVENDVPSIHVSLELRTGDRVRAHFIHPAPPSPTENTESAERDAELIVIARSVVKSTQPILVTGDLNDVAWSSTTRLFRKISGLLDPRIGRGMFNTFHAKYPLLRWPLDHLFHSDHFTLLSIKRLPSIGSDHFPLFTSLAFTPVKGASQEGLESDSEDHDRAKEIADEKGVSKKDVPQPNEKN
- a CDS encoding OPT family oligopeptide transporter, whose protein sequence is MNKAKPAKPTATDPDKPYIGADQKLPELTLKAILLGAGLSVILSAANAYFGLFAGLTVSASIPAAVISMAVLRLFKNSNILENNLVQTAASAGESIAAGVIFTIPALIIMGYWDEFNYWETTLIAMTGGILGVLFTIPLRQALIVKENLKFPEGVATSEVLKTGETGGQSVKYLVWGALVGGLFKLSESALNLWNGLFEQATLINNRVYLYLGINLSPALVAVGYIVGLNIAFLVFLGGAISWYIAIPVYIAALGPPEGAADPEQMGIMIWSSQIRYLGVGAMIVGGLWALISLKNSLGTAFKSGVEAFKQGSTNFKDQLRTEMDTPMSWVIIAIGVMIVPVFAIYLREIHDVGITGLMAFIMVIAGFLFSAVAGYMAGLVGSSNNPISGVTIATILASALLLLFLLGASEPARGAAAAILIGAVVCCAAAIAGDNMQDLKAGYILGATPYKQQVMQVVGVVAGALAIAPVLNYLLQGYGIGAPTPEQPEALAAPQATLMQSVASGIFGEGLPWGMVSIGGAIAVVIIIIDQYLKKQNSEFRMPVLAVAVGLYLPLELDTSIFIGGIIAWMTSRFMTKRGTGDAQHAEATEKASNAGLLLASGLITGEALMGIFIAIGIVVTDLSSLRVFENPPGGSYSGLAIFIVVVAGLYALIKKVFKENIGK